The Chengkuizengella sediminis genome segment AGAACTGGGCAGGTTTAGGTAATGACTGGTTAATGGGAGAAGACATTTATACACCAAACGTTCCAGGTGATGCTTTGAGATCTTTGGCTAATCCTACTTTATTTGGTGACCCGGATCATATGGATGATTTTGTAGTACTACCTAATACTAGAGAAGGTGATTGGGGCGGAGTGCATACAAACAGTGGAATCATCAATAAAACAGCTTATTTATTAAGTGAAGGTGGTAACCATGGTGGCGTTTCCGTAAATGGTGTAGGAGAAGATAAAATGGGTAACATCTTCTATCGTTCTTTAACGCAATATTTAACTGAATCTTCTACTTTTAGTCAGTTACGTTCTGCAGCAGAACAATCTGCATCTGATTTGTATGGTTCAAATAGTTCAGAGGTTACGTCCGTACAGCAAGCATTTGATGCTGTTGGGATCAACTAATATTCTTCCTAGATTGATTAACACAGTAAAAACTTTTTACTCCAACTCCCTTTATCGATATTTATTACTTCGATAAGGGGAGTTCATTTTTTGTTTCAAAACTTCAATTCTATTTTAGATTGTCTTATAATAGTTGTTAGTTAATCTTTTTTGTTTTGTTATAACAAATGTTTTTATGAGAATAATATACGTATCCTTAACATCATTTTTGAAATTATTGAGAGGTGCATCGTATCAATTTATTAGATTTAGTATCCGACATTTCAGAAGAGGATATCCTCTTATTTATTGAAAAATATAGAGCTTTTGGACCACTTCCAGGAATTCTCCTGCCAATATTAGAATCTTTTCTTCCGATACTACCCATTTTTTTGATTGTCTTGGTAAATGCTCAAGTATACGGACTTGGTTTAGGTTTTTTATTTTCATGGCTAGGAATTACGATTGGGAGTTATAGTGTCTTTATCATTAGCAGAACTTTAGGCAGAAAATTATCTACTTACATAGAACACAGGTTTTCAAAAAAAAGAAAATATCAATTTTTGAAAAAGTATAGAGGGAAAATCAAAAAATCAAAACGATTTTTTCATTGGATAGAGAAAAGAGGATTTACTGTTATTTTCATTTTGGCATGTTTACCTTTTGCACCCACATTTTTAGTAAATGTCGTATCTGGATTATCTAAAGTCTCAAAGCGTACTTTTTTTATTGCCACACTTTTAGGAAAAGCCTTTATGAGCTTTCTCGTATCATTAGTAGGTTATGATCTATTCTCTATTGCACACAACCCATGGAAAATCATATTTACTGTGGGGATCTTTCTGCTCATATGGATCGGAGGAAAAAGATTGGAAATGAGATATGTGTAAGGTTTGGGCACGATGCATCACATCATCCTGAATTTGGTTTCGATGAATCAAATCATCTAGTTTGAAGATTAGGGAAAATTAGCAAGTACTTCATTATTGTTCACTATGTAATGAAAATAGAGGGAAATTACGGTCTTATATCTTTATTTTTGAATGAATAATAAAGATAGCGGGAATAAATGGTCTTATTCCATTGGTTTTTAACCCAAAATGATTAAAAACAGATGAAATGAGTGAAATAAGACCAAAAATTCCCGCTATTTATTAAGATAATGCTAATTTCCTTTAAATAAGGGTACAAATTCCCGCTATTTACAAGTTAAGTCATCACATTTAGAAGTATAACTCGATCAAGCATGTCTTGAATAAATATCAACATAATTAATCCGTTACAGCACCTTTAGAAGCAGAGGATACTAATCTTGCGTATTTATTCAATACTCCTCTGGAATATCTTAATGGACGTTCATTCCATTGTTGTTTACGTTTTTCCATTTCTTCTTCAGAAACATCCATCTTGATTTCCTGTGTTTCACTATCAATGGTAATCATGTCACCCTCTTCAAGAAGTCCAATAGGACCTCCAACTTGCGCTTCAGGTGCAACATGCCCTACGACAAAGCCGTGTGTTCCTCCTGAAAATCTTCCATCTGTCATCAGCGCAACATCTCCACCTAAACCTTTTCCGATTACTATGGCAGTTACAGATAACATTTCTGGCATTCCCGGTCCACCTTTTGGCCCAGTATATCGAATGACAATGACGTCACCTTTATTAATTTTGTCTGCAAGCAATGCTTCAGTGGCCGCTTCCTCAGAATCAAATACACGAGCAGGGCCTGTAATTTTTTTCATTTTCACACCTGACATTTTAGCCACTGCTCCTTCAGGTGCTAAGTTTCCTCGTAATACAACAAGAGGACCTTGAGGTTTCAAAGGATTATCAAATGGACGGATCACATCTTGCCCTTCTTTTAACCCTGGAAGCTCAGCTAAGTTTTCAGCAAGTGTTTTACCCGTAACTGTGATACATTCTCCGTGAAGTAAACCTTGTTCTAGTAACAATTTCATTACCCCTGGTACCCCACCTACATCAGATAAATCTTGCATCACATATCGACCACTTGGTTTTAAATCTGCTAAATGTGGTACACGCTCACGAATACGTTCAAAATCCTCAAGTTGAAGATCAATATCCACCGCATGAGCAATCGCAAGTAAATGTAAGAAAGCATTTGTAGATCCACCCAGTGCCATCACGACCGTAATTGCATTTTCAAACGCCTTTTTAGTCATAATATCTTTTGGATAAATTTCTTTTCTTAATAAATCCACAACAGCCTGTCCAGCTCTATTACAATCATCTTCTTTTAAATCGGCAATCGCTGGATTAGAAGAACTACTTGGAAGACTCATCCCCATTGCCTCAATAGCTGATGCCATCGTGTTCGCAGTATACATCCCACCACATGAACCTTGACCTGGACATGCGTGACATTCAATATCTTTTAACCCTTGTGCATCGATATCTCCTTTATTATACTGTCCCACTGCTTCAAAAGCAGAAACGATATCTAAATCCTTCCCTTCCCATTTACCAGGCTGGATGGTTCCTCCATATACAAATACAGCTGGCAAGTTCATCCGACCAATCGCAATCATACATCCAGGCATGTTTTTATCACAGCCACCAATAGCAACTACACCATCTAATCGTTCCGCACCCATTACTGTTTCAATTGAATCAGCTATAACTTCACGGCTTGGTAAAGAGTAAAACATTCCTTCATGTCCCATTGCAATACCATCTGATACTGTAATTGTATTAAATATTAATGGAGCCCCTCCACCTTGAGACACTCCTTCTTTAGCTTGAATGGCAAGCTTATCAATATGCATATTACAAGGCGTAACCTCACTCCAAGTACTCGCTACCCCTACCATCGGCTTTTTAAAGTCTTCATCTGTAAAACCTACTGCTCTTAACATCGCACGATTCGGTGCTTTGTTGGCACCTTCACTGATCACTTTACTTCGTATTCTTAAATCTTTCTCATTCCCTGCCATAAGTAATGTTTCCTTTCTGTTTTATTTATAACCCTAATCGTAATCTACAACAAAAGCTTTAGTCAAGTAAAATATTCATAGATTTAGTTCGTATATCCCGTCCGCTTCAAACATATATTTAACTTACGAGAATATTTCAAACTTAAGAGGGGTTCCCATGAGAAAAAATAAGTTCACCTTTATGTTTATCCCAAATGCGCAACAATCCATAAGGAGAATTCGGTTTCCACCTTATTTACTAACTCTGATTCCTTTAGTTACCGTTCTTACCATTCTCATCATTTTCGGTTGGCAGTATAACCTCCATTTTAAATCATTCAGTGAAATCAACGAGCTCTCAGAACAAATTGTATCGAATAATAATTCGTATCAAGATAAGCTTCTAGAAAAAAACCAAACGATAGATCAATTACAAGATAACATATTAGAACTTACATCCGAAGTAGATGTAATCAAACAACAAATTGATGAGTTGAGAGAACTAGAACAAGACCTATTAAACTTAACAGAAGAGGCATCATATTCAATAAAGGATCTTTCAGAGGACTCTAAGAATGGACATCTTTCTATAGGTGTTGGGGGACAAGAACTTCCCATAAAAGAGTATTTGGAAAACTTAATTACTGAATCTGATGAATATGTGGATGGTCTAAAAAGGGAAGTGAGTATGTTATCTAGTAATCTTGAAGAACTCAAAAAAACAATGCAGGAAAAAGTTGATTTAATGAGAATAACTCCCTCCATATGGCCAACGAATTCAAAAAGAGTTACTTCTTGGTATGGAATTCGCAAGGACCCTTATACAAATGTAGATAGTCTTCATACAGGTATAGACATAGACGGAAATTATAATGATTCAATCTATACAACAGCAGATGGAACGGTTGAAGAAATAGGATTTGATTATCAACTAGGAAATTTTATCCTGATTAATCATACAAATGAGGTAAAAACGTTATATATGCATTTGTCCGAGATTTTAGTGAAAGAAGGGAACTCCGTAACAAAAGGAGGTAAAATCGGTTTAATGGGATCATCTGGACGAAGTACAGGAACACACTTACATTATGAGGTTCTAAATCGTGGATATCCTACTAATCCATATCCTTATCTAAAGGGAGAGAAATGAAATAACAGGAGGTAAGGGAAATGTTTAAAAAATCAGAAGCAAACCCCAATTCAATTGATACTGTAATTGGAAAAGAAACAACATTTGAAGGGGAATTAAAAACAAAAGCCAGCTTACGAATTGAAGGTCAAGTTTCTGGAGACATTCAATGCGCTGGAGATCTAGTCATCGGAGTAGATGCTATTGTACAATCTAATATTAAAGCGAAAAATGTCACCACTTCAGGTATTATACGAGGTACAATTAACACAAGTGGGTTATTAGCCATCACTAATACAGGTAAAGTAATCGGAGACATTACCGTAGGTTCAATTAAGGTTGATGAAGGTGGAATTTTCTCTGGTGAGAGTAAAATGGAAGAGAAGAAAAACGTAACCGTCATGCCTACTGAAAATAATGCTGAAAAACAATCAGAAGTAAAAACAATTATGCATAAAATTAAACAAGAAAAAGCAAAAACGCAAGCAAAAAATGAACAAGTTTATCAGATGGATAGATGATAATTGAACAGTGCGAATAACGCTAACCTAGATAGATTAAAAGTTATTCGCACATGTTTATATACATCCTATAACTTGGTGTCCACTTACTGCTTTTATTCAGTGTTTCATCCACACTTCACAATGTATGTTGAAAGACGATTGAAGGTGACTCTTATCTTTTAGGGTATAGTGGATAGTCCACTTCAGTAGGAACCTCTATACAAAAAATTTGCAACAATTCAAATTTGCTTCTATTATGAACAACTGCATTTATATTTGTTGTGGATTCAATCACCGTAAAATCTTTTTTATTAAAAGGAACTGTACTCTGGTTCAATTGCCATTCGCCGTCACCTCTAACTGCAAGAATACATAAACTATAGCCATCCGCAGTTGGAATAGAGGTAGATCCATTCCCTTCTATGCTAATATCCCACATCTTCACATCTGTTTCTAACTGAATCGGAGCACCCTCACCGATGACTGTTTTAGTTGTTACCCCATTCTCTTCTTTCACAGGGAAAGCATCTTGCTCATATTCAAAGTAAGCTGGTGCTCGACCTACTGCTTCTTTAATTGAAGGTTCCAACCAAATTTGAAACCCCTCCATGTCAGGTCCGATAAATTTTTCCTGATGCTGTACGCCTGAACCCGTTTGCATCACTTGTGCCCCACCTGCGTTAATCTTACTTTTAATTCCTAATGAATCCCCATGTTCTGCTATACCATGGATCACATAAGTAATAATTTCAAAAGCTTGATGAGGATGAGAGGGGATAAAACCTTCCTTCTTAGCAAAAAACCATGCCCAGTAAAATAATGGCCCTACCCTTTTAACCTCAGAACCTTCCCCAGGAAAACCAATTGGTTTTTGTTCCGTTATTTTTTTTCCGTCAAACTCACCGTAACCTTGTTGTTCATGTGAATAAACGTTTATTTTCACACAAACCTCACCTCCAAAAGAAATTTTATAAAGGAAACAAGAATAATCTTCTTTTAGAATATCTCAAAATAGACAAATATCCAAGCACAAGAGCACAGTAGTGCATACAATATCAAGAAATATCCTATTCAAAGGTTGTTAAATTACTTTTATACAGGTTGTATAGAAAGGAGGAAAAGTATCATGCAAGAGATATATCCTATAAATGAATCAAATTGCAATCAATATGTAGGTCAGCATGTCTGTGCGGTACTACATGACGGCTCAGCAGTACATGGTTGTCTTTGTGAGGTTTCTGGAGGACATTTACATTTTGAATCTGGTTATGCAGGGCTCTCAAACATCTCAACTACAAGTTCTAAAAAAGCGAAAGCTCAGCTTAAAAATGCAAAAGATAAAGCATCGGTCTCCTTCTTCCCATTTTTGGGCGCACGGTTTGCACTAGGTTTTGCAGCTATAGCAACATTATTTTTATTACCATTTTTCTTCTTTATTTAAAGTAAGTAATGTTTTTAAGGACATCTCAAACTCTCTGGATGTCCTTTTTTTTCATATGTTAAATAGCTGTGTATGGTATAATCTTAAAATCAACCGAATATAACAAAATAACAATCTATAATTAACAACATCTATGATAATATTTTATTTTCTAATTTTAGGAGGAATGTAAATGGGTGCATCAAAAAATTTAAAATGGGTGACAGGGGGGCTAGAAGCTATATTAGGCATACCTATCCTTGGTGGTTCCATCGTATTAGGGCTAGCTTGGACACCATTAATTATAATGCTAGTATTACACATTATTACACTAGCCGTTTGTTCGAAAGAAGGTTCAACCAAAACTCCAAGCATTGTAGGAATCATAACTTCATGTATAGCATGGATTCCTATTGTAGGAATGATTATGCATATCATTACAGCCATATTATTACTGGTGAGCGCCGCTAAGTCTTCCCCGGAAGTTTCACGTACATATTAAGGATGATTTTATACCCTTTGAGATTCGGAACCTCCCAGTAGTCGAACATTATTATGACAAAAAGATGACAATAACCAGTTGGTTATTGTCATCTTTTTGTTACCCTTTCCTATCAGATTTTTTCTATCATTAGTACCAGATAGAATACAAGGAAGGGGAATCGAACAAGCTCATGTTTAAACAACCAGAATTGCTTACAGGTCACAAACAAGAGAAGAACATCCAAAGAACCATAAAACCATTTAAAATAAAAAAAATAGCAATTTTATTATTTTTTTGCATCTTTGTTTTTATAAGTCTACAGCAATTTACTTTTGGTGGTACAAAACATCTATATTCAAGCATTAACTCTGAAAATAATATTCTAACAGATGCAACCCTCCAACCAAATATTGAAATTTCAGATATAAAGCCTACTAATTCTTTAGAATCATCAAATATAGAAAAACAAAATGATGAAGTGATCTTGAATTCTGAAAAACTAGAGGATATCACTTATGATCATAAAAACGAAAATAAAAAAATGGTTTATTTAACTTTTGATGATGGTCC includes the following:
- a CDS encoding VTT domain-containing protein — its product is MHRINLLDLVSDISEEDILLFIEKYRAFGPLPGILLPILESFLPILPIFLIVLVNAQVYGLGLGFLFSWLGITIGSYSVFIISRTLGRKLSTYIEHRFSKKRKYQFLKKYRGKIKKSKRFFHWIEKRGFTVIFILACLPFAPTFLVNVVSGLSKVSKRTFFIATLLGKAFMSFLVSLVGYDLFSIAHNPWKIIFTVGIFLLIWIGGKRLEMRYV
- the ilvD gene encoding dihydroxy-acid dehydratase codes for the protein MAGNEKDLRIRSKVISEGANKAPNRAMLRAVGFTDEDFKKPMVGVASTWSEVTPCNMHIDKLAIQAKEGVSQGGGAPLIFNTITVSDGIAMGHEGMFYSLPSREVIADSIETVMGAERLDGVVAIGGCDKNMPGCMIAIGRMNLPAVFVYGGTIQPGKWEGKDLDIVSAFEAVGQYNKGDIDAQGLKDIECHACPGQGSCGGMYTANTMASAIEAMGMSLPSSSSNPAIADLKEDDCNRAGQAVVDLLRKEIYPKDIMTKKAFENAITVVMALGGSTNAFLHLLAIAHAVDIDLQLEDFERIRERVPHLADLKPSGRYVMQDLSDVGGVPGVMKLLLEQGLLHGECITVTGKTLAENLAELPGLKEGQDVIRPFDNPLKPQGPLVVLRGNLAPEGAVAKMSGVKMKKITGPARVFDSEEAATEALLADKINKGDVIVIRYTGPKGGPGMPEMLSVTAIVIGKGLGGDVALMTDGRFSGGTHGFVVGHVAPEAQVGGPIGLLEEGDMITIDSETQEIKMDVSEEEMEKRKQQWNERPLRYSRGVLNKYARLVSSASKGAVTD
- a CDS encoding M23 family metallopeptidase; translated protein: MRKNKFTFMFIPNAQQSIRRIRFPPYLLTLIPLVTVLTILIIFGWQYNLHFKSFSEINELSEQIVSNNNSYQDKLLEKNQTIDQLQDNILELTSEVDVIKQQIDELRELEQDLLNLTEEASYSIKDLSEDSKNGHLSIGVGGQELPIKEYLENLITESDEYVDGLKREVSMLSSNLEELKKTMQEKVDLMRITPSIWPTNSKRVTSWYGIRKDPYTNVDSLHTGIDIDGNYNDSIYTTADGTVEEIGFDYQLGNFILINHTNEVKTLYMHLSEILVKEGNSVTKGGKIGLMGSSGRSTGTHLHYEVLNRGYPTNPYPYLKGEK
- a CDS encoding bactofilin family protein: MFKKSEANPNSIDTVIGKETTFEGELKTKASLRIEGQVSGDIQCAGDLVIGVDAIVQSNIKAKNVTTSGIIRGTINTSGLLAITNTGKVIGDITVGSIKVDEGGIFSGESKMEEKKNVTVMPTENNAEKQSEVKTIMHKIKQEKAKTQAKNEQVYQMDR
- a CDS encoding pirin family protein, with protein sequence MKINVYSHEQQGYGEFDGKKITEQKPIGFPGEGSEVKRVGPLFYWAWFFAKKEGFIPSHPHQAFEIITYVIHGIAEHGDSLGIKSKINAGGAQVMQTGSGVQHQEKFIGPDMEGFQIWLEPSIKEAVGRAPAYFEYEQDAFPVKEENGVTTKTVIGEGAPIQLETDVKMWDISIEGNGSTSIPTADGYSLCILAVRGDGEWQLNQSTVPFNKKDFTVIESTTNINAVVHNRSKFELLQIFCIEVPTEVDYPLYPKR